A window of the Zeugodacus cucurbitae isolate PBARC_wt_2022May chromosome 2, idZeuCucr1.2, whole genome shotgun sequence genome harbors these coding sequences:
- the LOC105215853 gene encoding uncharacterized protein LOC105215853 isoform X2, with the protein MESRKAKDLRVRVRRIKVNSSTCSSSTAPIADAVFTSGKTEVTDGMETETPCTSKSTLVSSNASSPSTSDGDDFSTVHFKLAAALEAAAAHATGSGGGAHLLDWQSMKSALLAEAKPTFKLKSRSNEKTEDIETEPHSDAEHQDSATEETRLSGVLLKARQDSDSSSTSSSDDDDDVPEILLLSPKPNVDTMDTDRSMLLSKLPFSDPGVSVVDDKNPTAALSKILSLPPFDPHAPHLLVQLIIKNVVSLTQLSQREDNVIEVDIKKSLIAEFAVSKKHRTLSPFMDASNIHVKHSNDEFFTFCSCKNCLKYREIVIHIMVEQFKTAHMVVMLLDVLIKAYGPMLKNRTAYNKFEKLLDANKEIYWIACGFVYNKKAEHMDFIYDDSLSDNMIFVLFSSILMVNNPLLLLQILAFHVECIVKAYAEGFIEIVEPDNNKIPAEEMLTYILDGYDDLCRISEQISSYLFAFENDFLRKFNLTWTLLCQRLYQLHVYSNLTDTMLACIITLKEDELTSRHASLIKKYIQFDDKMTCVEKRWADVWNELNEFNLSEAERKRRKCLLNVHRIFDTVVQDAIAFSLQEFDDDNDFYDFQCLENRRLAWQNIMAYTKMKWPDGFFKPPNTMVCDDKCKKCNVLLEYHTENCKCITCSIAGGPLPPRRNADNSCYKCMAQSLIEKEVNLYESKILNVCTSDDFLSFVRSNSKRKGSTQDELGDEVCTTLPAIEAKSDDIIELGQYHIAWAVFQHLNNRKRYRYATIDEKYFCKDCTSPACLLARKILNNEVTHTLSLHLVQYYQQLSMSIEELRAILPNIMFYNRKMIAFNIGFDLADVHDLVVKIYWTFIISLYARYFMEFDLKCPLNLSYFELENNDIKLCTDKIVGNKDDTKFVKFLDKIKSLSPFKSQVESDFAFTVDVHTEEIQKKLDELLNFEDTQNPTLNDQIPPPITNIEATTTVEDHPKKNCKEKMKKCCFDHSDLGDHCKENHSSKKRIKKECNHARMNETRDRLRKKLTQLINARKNMKAASAAAAVANDPQQQPPQPPQQAAQTTVPAASTSTKQPPSLKAVAKAAAAATAAANSKTHNLTGNKLEDDDDSLVCLSTLCKRISHLHMNQTATSGQTAQSTTTETPNGVGKKVTPSTVVGSTSIPAAKKPGSTSVNAAAWEAANREAAASKVANGKSASGGSEKGGGGSGSRDLSVLSVYLNSYSKEFLDNYSRDQSKVRKWINETLSYIEGGSGGCNGNGKKPQPQTTNPKKAAKKAKQKQRKEEEKRIIELQDLRGQFQDIYFKEFTDKHKLKLLKSSKKRDKKQMCELEINIKKLQRAKGRVETVILELIATVKQTNAEFKFSYLPTKEQQIEKLKAIEENASGAGTSVSANIHASSSVPSTRANAIDGINNLNAATGIMPGSSSNYVLPSAYTHANVPSASFSPYQIDFQSSQSATLGAGAATAGYGMIRAPMPTPMCYAPPPHQTLSPDVVAAMAANAACNSNTDPSKRIVTIRRVNLPNVPEPRVTVTAKGSSPDKDKLLYTFVNGQLVPTTAPPMTQLPLQQLSNVTEPRVTVSAKINPADKDKLLYSFVNEQLVPTSTPPPMTQLPLQQIPLPLPMQAPPPPPPITSNEMPADHLSLTIPPPPLSKTQLKKERRRAAKLAAEQAAVLAAAKEEQLRQEQERVRAEKANQPKGGKKNKSKADEPTERLLNETATSNSKAKHNTGKNAVTPSASTTSVSTAEALEGAAKKGSKALMTASQRRSASTTTSCSAGTSLSATPVNSQMNTRENSVSSQKPTLGAADRGKNKKVTSKSAIQQQKILIQTQKVTPSQKQKDVVKGQSQTNKGNGGNKKPLETESKEKAKSPSPEPAEDVVDEIELKKRKKRKKERIQRERLIDNGQFDNNPFATLHTQDSDSEWYSDSSSYDETDSEDEQRQSQAVATPQKTTSNPPVSKIKVAPKATPAITSNAITTATTTATSDIAKPKTKTGSGKIKEETNSNQQNPKSQNRKGQQDQRKDDGVAKKQQQHQQTVTPPPPQQQSSQTKQRASISTQRRSDKDRDRERDRDVASSKGKAKGKENVQAGQSSQQTSAVGSRTTTGATSVAGVSAQRDLPSKSGRQSSRQQKLSENGSQKQMQSQLQTQTQDPPRNRGGRGSRGGGGGNGGCSGDGGGSDSRLKRGGGRYERGGRGSGGGNGGTNQNSARHSAEPNHQVSQTSATAGAEGKPLSKRAQRQAQRNKKFQKQQHSHHNYEDCGAGIPNNMGYFNPDEVVIPPDPQPSLQHLQQQQRQYNSLPQQLQALHIGGNVSVNVNGQPPMQPSYASVSNGGNNGAYQGMVPALSIMDQLNRGVQVENLSLPPGITLTKVDPVKSEQLRQKSESIRKLSKPLQQQQAQQPQAFHHKSGATIIAPPVAPVGNYFGAAPYAGVAAAAAALEQSGIIMVEANPTSNNNNKKVLEKMNAGGGSAPAGGKPSKSKKRRNKSKQESNARLANAAASANGPIGGSIGEMGADQNANGQPKMITLRNPMFHGGAANAAATILQQQPGLVPGRPLGGMPLAAPIPMDQPAAIIKNENGMFTIRNPALHQAVTNGLALGGYRQFGNVSYYTPQEAAAEAVRANQQQQQQQQQLNAAGSQLISTNNNGDGSSTSSSSAFSYFSNSSSNASSGNAPASSSSSTGSVGPGTIGSTHNTISISCTSIDENGGSTSLAGSGGGGLTGDAAIIARPSPQQKCISAIGSEIKNALQQKQKCKEGTPQWPSFVGQELQNTVVPGTDNLAAAAAAAAYLGGAGNGCVGNAGNSGVGGGAGGCLTAATLQEKYQQSSYYNGFVDVFPPSAQSNSSQMSTPVVHSSNAGSLFDSNNDCHLHHHNCGEDSPPPTITGYNSYLDGITNTGVIRYDDASFLKNLIPGQNLSNEVSIHNINDSNFTRSTTSPVAHRVEITPVYRSRPTSTTTNIYEHCPTSVSLTQNALSEQQAKYHPNVVSNYNETLADYGNDAGMFAANNLVNLNELDAGSAGTESDVESYQRYNYEYESQQQQQQQQQQQQQNAILDLNELLIKKSSHSPHAQCASPYLDEAAMDSFVQNISTLQISAAADEQCGGHLNGNGSGSGGNNNGGSSVGAAGIPSSSANTTTANGWW; encoded by the exons ATGGAATCAAGAAAGGCGAAAGATTTACGAGTGCGTGTACGACGCATAAAAGTAAACTCTTCCACCTGCAGCTCTAGCACTGCCCCAATAGCAGATGCTGTTTTTACGTCAGGCAAGACGGAAGTTACTGACGGGATGGAAACGGAAACTCCATGTACCAGCAAGAGCACGTTGGTGTCATCTAATGCATCCTCGCCTTCAACATCGGATGGCGATGATTTCTCTACAGTGCATTTTAAGTTAGCAGCCGCATTAGAAGCTGCTGCAGCGCATGCCACTGGTAGTGGTGGGGGTGCACATCTACTTGATTGGCAAAGCATGAAGTCTGCGCTATTAGCTGAAGCCAAGCCAACATTCAAGCTTAAAAGTCGCAGCAATGAGAAGACCGAAGATATTGAAACCGAACCACATTCTGATGCGGAACACCAAGATTCTGCAACAGAGGAAACACGATTGAGCGGTGTGCTATTAAAGGCACGGCAAGATAGTGATAGCAGCAGTACTAGTTCCagtgacgacgacgacgatgtGCCTGAGATACTATTGCTTTCGCCAAAACCAAATGTAGATACTATGGACACTGATCGTTCAATGTTATTATCCAAACTGCCCTTTTCGGATCCTGGTGTGTCGGTGGTGGACGATAAGAATCCAACTGCAGCTTTATCAAAGATACTCTCTCTGCCACCATTTGATCCACATGCACCACATTTGCTAGTGCAATTAATCATTAAAAATGTTGTTTCGCTCACACAGTTGAGTCAGCGCGAAGACAATGTAATTGAGGTGGATATTAAAAAAAGCCTTATAGCAGAGTTTGCTGTTAGCAAGAAGCATCGCACACTTAGTCCATTCATG GATGCATCCAACATACATGTAAAACATAGCAACGATGAGTTCTTTACATTCTGTTCGTGTAAAAATTGCTTGAAATATCGCGAAATTGTCATACATATAATGGTAGAGCAATTTAAGACGGCGCACATGGTAGTAATGTTACTGGATGTGCTAATAAAGGCGTACGGGCCAATGTTGAA AAATCGGACCGCTTACAACAAGTTTGAAAAACTTTTGGACGCTAATAAGGAGATATACTGGATAGCGTGTGGTTTTGTCTACAATAAAAAGGCTGAACATATGGATTTCATATATGATGACTCCTTATCAGATAATATGATTTTCGTGCTCTTTAGTTCCAT ACTTATGGTAAACAATccactgctgttgttgcaaataTTAGCCTTTCACGTAGAGTGCATCGTTAAGGCGTATGCGGAAGGTTTTATCGAAATTGTTGAACCTGACAACAATAAAATACCTGCAGAGGAAATGTTAACAT ATATTTTGGACGGTTATGATGACTTGTGTCGCATATCAGAACAAATTTCAAGCTATTTGTTTGCAttcgaaaatgattttttacGCAAATTCAACCTAACCTGGACATTGCTTTGTCAACGCTTATATCAGCTACATGTCTACTCCAATCTCACTGATACTATGTTGGCATGTATCATTACT ttgaAAGAGGACGAGCTAACATCGCGACATGCTTCACTTATTAAAAAGTACATACAGTTCGATGATAAAATGACGTGTGTGGAGAAACGTTGGGCGGATGTTTGGAATGAACTTAACGAATTCAATTTGTCCGAAGCGGAACGCAAACGTCGAAAATGTCTACTAAATGTCCATCGCATATTCGACACGGTGGTACAGGATGCGATAGCCTTCTCATTGCAGGAATTCGATGATGACAATGATTTCTACGACTTCCAGTGTCTGGAAAATCGTCGGCTGGCCTGGCAAAATATAATGGCATATACGAAAATGAAATGGCCAGATGGATTTTTCAAACCACCAAATACCATGGTGTGCGATGACAAATGCAAGAAATGCAATGTGCTGTTGGAGTATCATACAGA gaaCTGCAAATGCATTACGTGCTCTATTGCTGGGGGACCATTACCACCTCGTCGCAATGCCGATAATAGCTGCTACAAGTGTATGGCGCAATCACTGATCGAAAAGGAAGTTAATCTGTATgaatcgaaaattttaaatgtttgcaCAAGTGATGATTTTCTATCATTTGTACGAAGTAATAGCAAACGTAAGGGCTCGACACAAGATGAACTGGGCGATGAAGTGTGCACCACATTGCCGGCCATTGAAGCGAAATCGGACGACATAATAGAGCTGGGACAATACCATATAGCATGGGCTGTTTTTCAACATTTAAATA ATCGAAAGCGTTATAGATATGCAACAATTGACgagaagtatttttgtaaagattGCACAAGTCCAGCTTGCTTGTTGGCGCGTAAAATACTCAACAACGAAGTGACACATACTCTGTCGCTGCACTTGGTGCAATACTATCAGCAGCTGTCGATGAGTATCGAAGAACTTCGTGCTATACTGCCAAACATAATGTTCTATAATCGAAAAATGATTGCTTTCAACATTGGATTCGATTTAGCAGATGTACACGATCTTGTAGTGAAGATATATTGGACATTTATAATATCACTTTATGCTAGATATTTCATGGAGTTCGATCTTAAGTGTCCATTGAATTTAAGCTACTTTGAGTTGGAGAATAATGACATTAAGTTGTGCACGGATAAAATAGTAGGCAACAAAGACGACACAAAGTTCGTGAAGTTtctagataaaataaaaag TTTATCGCCTTTTAAAAGTCAAGTCGAATCAGA ttTTGCTTTTACTGTTGATGTACACACCGaggaaattcaaaagaaattggATGAACTACTCAATTTCGAGGATACgcaaaa CCCGACATTGAATGACCAAATCCCACCGCCCATCACCAATATCGAAGCAACTACAACTGTTGAAGATCATCCAAAAAAGAACTGCAaggagaaaatgaaaaaat GCTGTTTTGATCATTCGGATTTGGGTGATCATTGCAAAGAAAATCATTCCAGCAAAAAGCGCATTAAAAAG GAGTGCAATCACGCACGCATGAACGAGACGCGTGATAGATTGCGTAAAAAACTGACGCAGCTGATAAATGCACGTAAAAACATGAAAGCAGCATCAGCTGCAGCGGCAGTAGCCAATGATCCACAACAGCAGCCGCCGCAACCACCGCAACAGGCTGCACAGACGACAGTGCCAGCAGCAAGCACGAGCACAAAGCAGCCACCTTCTTTAAAGGCGGTAgctaaagcagcagcagcagctaccGCCGCGGCCAATTCTAAAACACACAATCTCACTGGCAACAAGTTGGAGGACGACGATGACAGCTTAGTTTGTCTAAGTACATTGTGTAAACGTATCAGTCATTTGCATATGAATCAAACTGCTACTAGTGGACAAACGGCACAATCCACCACCACGGAAACGCCGAATGGTGTTGGCAAAAAAGTTACTCCATCAACAGTAGTCGGTTCAACCAGCATTCCAGCGGCAAAGAAACCCGGTAGCACGAGTGTAAATGCTGCCGCTTGGGAAGCAGCTAATCGGGAGGCTGCCGCTAGCAAGGTAGCTAATGGCAAAAGTGCTTCGGGTGGCAGCGAGAAGGGTGGCGGTGGTAGTGGTTCACGTGATTTGAGTGTGCTTAGTGTCTATCTGAACAGTTATTCGAAAGAGTTCCTAGATAATTACTCACGTGATCAATCCAAGGTGCGCAAGTGGATAAATGAAACGCTGAGCTACATCGAAGGCGGGTCGGGTGGTTGCAATGGTAACGGCAAAAAACCGCAACCGCAAACTACCAATCCTAAGAAAGCTGCCAAGAAGGCCAAGCAAAAGCAACGCAAAGAGGAGGAAAAACGTATTATAGAACTGCAGGATCTGCGCGGACAGTTTCAAGACATTTATTTCAAAGAATTCACGGATAAACACAAACTCAAACTGCTGAAGAGCAGTAAGAAACGTGACAAAAAGCAAATGTGTGAACtcgaaataaacattaaaaagctGCAGCGCGCCAAGGGAAGAGTGGAAACTGTGATATTGGAGTTGATTGCCACGGTAAAGCAAACAAATGCTGAATTCAAATTCTCCTATTTGCCCACCAAGGAGCAACAAATAGAAAAGTTGAAAGCAATTGAGGAGAACGCCAGCGGTGCCGGTACAAGTGTGAGCGCTAATATCCATGCCAGCTCAAGTGTGCCATCCACAAGGGCCAACGCCATTGATGGTATTAATAACCTGAACGCCGCAACGGGTATTATGcctggcagcagcagcaattatGTCCTGCCATCTGCTTATACACATGCCAATGTGCCCAGCGCGTCATTCTCTCCTTACCAAATTGACTTCCAGTCTTCACAAAGCGCTACATTAGGTGCTGGGGCTGCCACAGCGGGTTACGGTATGATTCGCGCACCCATGCCGACACCAATGTGCTATGCACCGCCACCCCATCAAACACTCTCTCCCGATGTTGTCGCTGCCATGGCGGCCAACGCCGCTTGCAACTCGAATACGGACCCCTCCAAGCGCATCGTCACAATACGCCGCGTTAACTTGCCAAACGTACCAGAACCACGTGTCACGGTCACCGCCAAGGGTAGCTCTCCGGATAAGGACAAGTTGCTCTACACATTCGTGAATGGTCAACTGGTACCGACTACGGCGCCGCCAATGACGCAACTACCCTTACAACAATTGTCGAATGTCACGGAACCACGAGTTACTGTCAGCGCCAAAATCAATCCTGCGGACAAAGATAAGTTACTCTATTCATTTGTGAATGAACAATTGGTGCCAACATCGACGCCACCGCCAATGACGCAATTGCCATTACAACAAATACCTTTGCCACTGCCAATGCAggcgccgccgccaccaccgcccATTACTTCTAACGAAATGCCAGCGGATCATCTATCACTAACAATACCGCCGCCACCTTTGTCCAAAACGCAACTCAAAAAGGAGCGACGTCGTGCAGCAAAATTAGCAGCAGAACAGGCAGCAGTTTTGGCAGCGGCTAAAGAAGAACAACTACGCCAAGAGCAGGAGCGTGTGCGTGCAGAGAAAGCAAACCAACCAAAAGGGGGCAAAAAGAATAAATCGAAAGCTGATGAGCCAACGGAACGACTGCTGAATGAAACAGCCACTTCCAATTCAAAAGCAAAGCATAATACTGGCAAGAATGCGGTTACACCGTCGGCGTCCACCACATCTGTCTCCACAGCGGAGGCTCTCGAAGGCGCAGCCAAGAAGGGCAGTAAAGCATTAATGACAGCATCACAACGGCGTTCAGCTTCCACAACTACTTCGTGCTCTGCCGGCACATCGTTATCCGCCACCCCAGTCAATAGTCAAATGAACACGAGGGAGAATTCCGTGAGCAGTCAGAAGCCGACATTAGGTGCTGCTGATAGGGGTAAGAACAAGAAAGTGACAAGCAAATCTGCCATACAGCAACAGAAAATCTTAATTCAAACACAAAAAGTGACGCcgtcacaaaaacaaaaggacGTAGTTAAGGGGCAATCGCAAACAAATAAGGGCAATGGTGGCAATAAAAAACCGCTCGAAACTGAAAGCAAAGAGAAGGCAAAATCGCCATCTCCTGAACCTGCCGAAGATGTTGTAgacgaaattgaattgaaaaagcgAAAGAAACGTAAGAAGGAGCGTATTCAACGCGAACGTTTAATAGACAATGGTCAGTTCGATAATAATCCATTTGCAACACTGCATACGCAGGATTCCGATTCCGAATGGTATTCAGATTCGTCAAGCTACGATGAAACAGACTCGGAAGATGAACAGCGGCAGAGCCAAGCTGTTGCTACACCTCAAAAGACAACTTCGAACCCGCCTGTATCTAAAATAAAGGTAGCACCGAAAGCCACGCCGGCTATTACATCGAACGCCATCACtacggcaacaacaactgccaCTTCAGATATTGcaaagccaaaaacaaaaactggcaGCGGAAAGATAAAAGAAGAAACTAATTCTAATCAGCAAAATCCAAAATCACAAAACAGGAAAGGTCAACAAGATCAGCGTAAGGATGATGGCGTCGCtaaaaagcagcagcaacaccaacaaacagTCACACCTCCACCACCGCAACAACAATCGTCACAAACAAAACAACGTGCTTCAATCTCAACACAGCGTAGGAGCGATAAAGATAGGGATCGCGAACGAGACAGAGATGTGGCGAGCTCTAAGGGAAAAGCCAAAGGAAAGGAAAATGTGCAAGCTGGTCAGAGCAGTCAACAAACTTCTGCAGTAGGAAGTAGAACTACTACCGGTGCTACTTCTGTGGCGGGTGTTTCCGCACAAAGGGACCTTCCATCGAAATCTGGTCGCCAGTCGTCACGACAGCAAAAGTTGAGTGAAAACGgatcacaaaaacaaatgcaaagccAATTACAAACTCAAACGCAGGATCCACCCCGCAACAGAGGCGGGCGAGGCAGTagaggtggtggtggtggtaacGGCGGTTGCAGTGGTGATGGCGGTGGAAGCGATTCACGTCTGAAACGAGGCGGTGGCCGTTACGAACGTGGCGGTCGTGGATCTG GTGGTGGTAATGGCGGCACGAATCAAAATTCGGCTCGTCATTCTGCAGAGCCCAACCATCAAGTCAGTCAGACCAGTGCTACTGCTGGCGCTGAGGGTAAACCGCTCTCAAAGCGCGCACAACGACAGGCCCAACgcaataaaaaattccaaaaacaacaacattcgcACCACAACTATGAGGATTGCGGTGCAGGCATACCGAACAATATGGGCTACTTCAATCCCGATGAAGTTGTTATACCACCGGATCCACAACCGTCATTACAGCAtctacaacagcagcaacgacAATATAACAGCTTGCCGCAACAGCTCCAAGCGCTACATATTGGTGGAAATGTAAGTGTCAATGTAAATGGCCAACCCCCGATGCAACCTAGTTACGCGAGTGTCAGTAATGGTGGTAATAATGGCGCGTACCAAGGTATGGTCCCCGCACTAAGCATTATGGATCAACTGAATCGTGGTGTGCAAGTGGAAAATCTGTCGTTACCGCCCGGTATTACGCTCACCAAAGTGGATCCGGTAAAGAGCGAACAGTTGCGACAAAAGTCCGAATCCATACGAAAACTATCCAAGCCCTTGCAGCAACAACAGGCACAGCAGCCACAAGCATTCCATCACAAGTCCGGTGCAACAATTATTGCACCACCTGTTGCTCCGGTCGGTAACTATTTCGGTGCAGCGCCATATGCAGGTGTTGCAGCAGCGGCCGCCGCATTAGAACAAAGTGGCATCATAATGGTCGAAGCAAATCCAAccagtaataataacaacaagaaagtCTTGGAAAAGATGAATGCAGGCGGCGGATCGGCACCAGCTGGTGGTAAACCTTCAAAAAGTAAGAAGCGGCGTAATAAATCAAAACAAGAAAGCAATGCGCGTCTTGCAAACGCCGCCGCTTCTGCTAACGGTCCCATTGGCGGTAGTATTGGTGAGATGGGAGCTGATCAGAATGCCAACGGGCAGCCGAAGATGATAACCTTACGAAATCCGATGTTCCACGGCGGTGCTGCCAATGCAGCGGCAactatactacaacaacaaccaggaCTCGTTCCCGGTCGTCCACTTGGCGGAATGCCGCTAGCCGCACCAATACCAATGGACCAACCAGCTGCAATAATTAAGAATGAGAATGGTATGTTTACCATACGCAATCCAGCATTACACCAGGCCGTAACGAATGGCTTAGCGTTGGGCGGTTATCGCCAATTCGGCAACGTTAGCTATTACACGCCGCAAGAAGCCGCTGCTGAGGCTGTTAGAGccaatcagcagcagcagcaacaacaacaacagctaaatGCTGCTGGCAGCCAATTAATTTCAACCAACAACAATGGCGATGGCAGTAGCACCTCTTCGTCATCGGCCTTCTCATATTTCTCGAATAGCAGTTCGAATGCGAGCAGCGGCAATGCGCCGGCCTCATCGTCTTCGTCGACTGGCAGTGTGGGTCCGGGTACAATTGGTAGCACACACAACACGATCAGTATTAGCTGTACAAGCATCGATGAAAATGGTGGCAGCACCTCGTTAGCTGGTAGTGGTGGCGGTGGTTTGACTGGTGATGCAGCGATAATTGCACGCCCATCACCGCAACAAAAATGTATCTCAGCCATTGGTAGTGAAATCAAGAACGCACTACagcaaaagcagaaatgcaAGGAAGGCACACCGCAATGGCCGTCATTTGTTGGACAAGAGCTGCAAAACACCGTAGTGCCGGGTACAGATAACT TGGCAgctgcggcggcggcagcagcttACTTGGGTGGTGCAGGAAATGGTTGTGTTGGCAATGCCGGTAAtagtggtgttggtggtggtgcaGGTGGCTGCTTAACTGCTGCCACATTGCAAGAGAAATATCAACAGTCCAGCTACTATAACGGTTTTGTTGATGTTTTTCCACCGTCAGCCCAAAGCAATAGCAGTCAAATGTCAACACCAGTTGTCCATTCCTCCAATGCTGGTTCACTATTCGACAGCAACAATGATTGCCATTTACATCATCATAATTGCGGTGAGGATTCACCGCCACCCACCATCACCGGTTATAATTCATATTTGGATGGCATAACCAATACGGGTGTTATACGCTACGACGACGCTTCGttcttgaaaaatttaataccagGACAAAATCTTAGCAATGAG gtaTCCATTCATAATATAAACGACTCGAATTTTACACGAAGTACGACATCACCGGTGGCACATCGTGTGGAAATCACGCCGGTCTACCGGAGTAGGCCAACGTCAACGACTACGAATATATACGAACACTGTCCAACATCAGTATCACTGACACAGAATGCATTGAGCGAACAGCAGGCGAAATATCATCCAAATGTTGTGTCCAATTACAATGAGACTTTAGCCGATTACGGAAATG ATGCTGGTATGTTTGCAGCCAACAATCTCGTTAATTTGAATGAACTCGACGCAGGCAGTGCTGGCACCGAATCTGATGTTGAATCCTATCAGCGttataattatgaatatgagagtcagcaacagcaacagcagcagcaacaacaacaacaacaaaatgcaatacTCGACCTAAACGAACTGCTCATCAAGAAGAGCTCACACAGCCCACATGCGCAGTGCGCTTCTCCATACCTAGACGAAGCGGCCATGGACAGTTTTGTGCAAAATATCAGTACTTTACAAATATCAGCAGCAGCAGATGAGCAATGCGGCGGCCATTTGAATGGGAATGGTAGCGGTAGTGGTGGTAACAATAATGGCGGTAGTAGTGTTGGAGCTGCCGGCATCCCGAGTAGTTCTGCCAACACAACGACGGCTAATGGTTGGTGGTAA